In Variovorax sp. OAS795, a single window of DNA contains:
- a CDS encoding alpha/beta hydrolase — translation MTTQVLNGLAVEVDGQGAALLCIHGLGGSSNNWTPVLPALGSFRRIRPDLPGSARSPLPADGKALSIARYVDAMLRLLAALDVGAVHVMAHSMGTIVAQHLAVRSPGLVKSLALFGPLAAPPDATRPNIAARAQAARGGAAAMQEIADAIVKAATSTHTKEQQPAVLALVRESVMRQSPEGYAQSCAALADAEAAALERIGVPTLLVTGDQDGVAPAANVRAMQERIAGSRLVVLDGCGHWTTFEQPQRCAQELDAFYAEMR, via the coding sequence ATGACGACTCAAGTTCTGAATGGCCTGGCTGTCGAGGTTGACGGCCAAGGCGCTGCATTGCTGTGCATCCACGGGCTGGGCGGCTCTTCGAACAACTGGACACCCGTGCTGCCGGCGCTCGGCAGTTTCCGGCGCATCAGACCCGACCTGCCGGGCAGCGCAAGGTCACCGCTGCCAGCGGACGGCAAGGCCTTGTCGATCGCCCGCTACGTGGACGCAATGCTGCGGCTGCTCGCGGCGCTCGACGTCGGCGCGGTGCATGTGATGGCGCACTCGATGGGCACGATCGTCGCCCAGCACCTGGCGGTGCGCAGCCCCGGCCTTGTCAAATCGCTGGCGCTCTTCGGACCGCTGGCGGCGCCACCCGATGCGACCCGCCCCAACATCGCGGCCCGTGCCCAGGCCGCGCGCGGCGGTGCGGCGGCCATGCAGGAGATCGCCGATGCCATCGTCAAGGCTGCGACAAGCACGCACACCAAGGAACAGCAGCCGGCAGTGCTCGCACTGGTGCGCGAGAGCGTCATGCGCCAGTCGCCCGAGGGCTACGCGCAAAGCTGTGCGGCGCTCGCCGATGCAGAGGCGGCCGCGCTCGAACGCATCGGCGTGCCGACGCTGCTGGTGACCGGCGACCAGGACGGTGTCGCACCGGCGGCGAACGTCCGTGCCATGCAGGAACGCATCGCGGGCAGCCGCCTCGTCGTGCTCGACGGATGCGGCCACTGGACGACCTTCGAGCAGCCGCAACGCTGCGCACAGGAACTCGACGCCTTCTACGCCGAAATGCGCTGA
- a CDS encoding amidohydrolase family protein, giving the protein MTRIAFTNVRIFDGSGEEPYAGDLLVEGKRIVEVARFPSCVSTDDARVIDGKGRFLMPGMTEAHTHFSWNDQPSLAAIQFMPPEEHMLWCVRVAKRYLDMGWTSAIGAAAAKPRLDVVLRNAIDAGEFPGPRYLAGSQEITTIGALGDNTLPHMKFEELSFGSVCSGPEEIRRSARTFIKYGVDHLKINLSGEYIAGLPAEMSPFAEDEVAMLAQEAKRYGKRMAAHARSSESVKQCVRHGIEMVYHASFADAEALDMLEAAKDKHFVAPGIGWLIRTTYNAADYGITEAVATQMGYKRELEIASASLREMHKRGIRILPGGDYGFAWMPHGTNANDLQYFVDYIGMTPKEALMAATRLGGQIMLRPDELGQLKAGFLADIVLVDGDPLQDLSLLTDPAKVQLVMKDGVIHKDCATPVPSHAALHLAGADTPLQEQGVKEALAEMD; this is encoded by the coding sequence ATGACCCGTATTGCATTCACCAACGTCCGCATCTTCGACGGCTCGGGCGAGGAGCCCTACGCCGGTGACCTTCTCGTCGAGGGCAAGCGCATCGTCGAGGTGGCGCGCTTCCCCAGTTGCGTGAGCACCGACGATGCGCGCGTGATCGACGGCAAGGGCCGCTTTCTGATGCCGGGCATGACCGAGGCCCACACGCATTTCTCCTGGAACGACCAGCCCTCGCTCGCAGCCATCCAGTTCATGCCGCCCGAAGAGCACATGCTCTGGTGCGTGCGCGTGGCCAAGCGCTACCTCGACATGGGGTGGACCTCGGCGATCGGCGCCGCAGCGGCCAAGCCGCGGCTGGACGTGGTCTTGCGAAATGCCATCGACGCGGGTGAGTTTCCCGGGCCGCGCTACCTGGCCGGCAGCCAGGAGATCACCACCATCGGCGCGCTGGGCGACAACACGCTGCCGCACATGAAGTTCGAGGAACTGAGCTTCGGCAGCGTGTGCAGCGGACCCGAAGAGATCCGCCGGTCGGCCCGCACCTTCATCAAGTACGGGGTCGACCACCTGAAGATCAATCTGTCGGGCGAGTACATCGCCGGCCTGCCGGCCGAGATGTCGCCGTTTGCGGAAGACGAAGTCGCCATGCTGGCGCAGGAAGCCAAGCGCTACGGCAAACGCATGGCCGCGCATGCGCGCTCGAGCGAGTCGGTCAAGCAGTGCGTGCGCCATGGCATCGAGATGGTCTACCACGCGAGCTTTGCCGATGCGGAGGCGCTGGACATGCTGGAGGCGGCCAAGGACAAGCACTTTGTTGCGCCCGGCATCGGCTGGCTGATCCGCACGACCTACAACGCGGCCGACTACGGCATCACCGAGGCCGTGGCGACGCAGATGGGCTACAAGCGCGAGCTGGAGATCGCGTCGGCTTCATTGCGCGAGATGCACAAGCGCGGCATTCGCATCCTGCCCGGTGGCGACTACGGCTTTGCGTGGATGCCGCACGGCACCAATGCCAACGACCTGCAGTACTTTGTCGACTACATCGGCATGACGCCCAAGGAGGCACTGATGGCGGCAACGCGCCTGGGCGGGCAGATCATGCTGCGGCCCGACGAGCTGGGTCAGTTGAAGGCGGGCTTTCTCGCCGACATCGTCCTCGTCGACGGTGATCCGCTGCAAGACCTGTCGCTGCTGACGGACCCGGCCAAGGTTCAACTGGTGATGAAAGATGGCGTGATCCACAAGGACTGCGCAACGCCCGTTCCATCACACGCGGCACTGCACCTGGCAGGCGCCGACACGCCGCTGCAGGAGCAGGGCGTCAAGGAAGCGCTGGCAGAGATGGACTGA
- a CDS encoding LysR family transcriptional regulator, whose translation MLDWNDLKYFVAVAQHGSTLAAGRALGVDQSTVQRRLTALERHIGRALVQRHTTGYRLTDFGAEVLEAAREVGQAVGRFEQVLADSKRNAAGVIRLTCPEPLVNRLMQSGLLDRFHALHPTLHVEFVMSDKYVDLRTGEADVALRSGDTDDAVLVGRKVGDSLWAVYASRDYVARHGKPSSIEEIQAHPLAGFEESMAGHRASQWLRQVAPDASIVARSGSVLGLLLSVKAGVGIAPLPTALGDSETELVRVLGPIPALSRDWRLLAMPEIRKTARVSAFFDFIATEIDALKPIITG comes from the coding sequence ATGCTCGACTGGAACGACCTGAAATACTTTGTCGCCGTGGCACAGCACGGCAGCACCCTGGCCGCGGGCCGGGCCCTGGGGGTCGATCAGTCGACGGTGCAGCGGCGGCTGACCGCGCTGGAGCGGCACATCGGCCGTGCGCTGGTCCAGCGCCATACCACCGGCTACAGGCTCACCGACTTCGGCGCCGAGGTGCTGGAAGCCGCGCGTGAGGTCGGGCAGGCCGTCGGCAGGTTCGAACAGGTGCTGGCCGATTCGAAGCGCAATGCGGCGGGGGTGATCCGGCTCACCTGCCCGGAACCGCTCGTGAACCGGTTGATGCAATCCGGCCTGCTGGATCGCTTCCATGCGCTGCATCCGACGCTGCACGTGGAATTCGTGATGAGCGACAAATACGTCGACCTGCGCACCGGCGAAGCCGACGTCGCACTGCGCTCAGGCGACACCGACGATGCCGTGCTGGTCGGCCGCAAGGTCGGCGACTCATTGTGGGCCGTCTATGCGAGCCGCGACTACGTGGCGCGCCATGGCAAGCCTTCGTCCATCGAGGAAATCCAGGCACATCCTCTGGCGGGGTTCGAAGAGAGCATGGCGGGCCACCGCGCGAGCCAGTGGCTGCGCCAGGTTGCACCGGACGCGAGCATCGTGGCCCGCAGCGGCAGTGTGCTCGGTCTCCTGCTGTCGGTGAAGGCCGGTGTCGGCATTGCGCCGCTGCCGACCGCGCTCGGGGATTCCGAGACCGAGCTTGTCCGGGTGCTCGGTCCGATCCCGGCGCTGTCGCGGGACTGGCGGCTCCTCGCGATGCCCGAGATTCGAAAGACGGCCCGCGTCAGCGCGTTCTTCGACTTCATTGCCACGGAGATCGACGCGCTCAAACCGATCATTACTGGGTAG
- a CDS encoding methyltransferase domain-containing protein, producing MTTSTITNGCSVTDPVAKAWDRAAEGWSQSTPIIHAWLHRATAAMVSEARLRRGARVLELAAGAGDQTKDIALAVGPAGHVLATDISPKILDFARERIEAAGLANVRFDVADAEQPVHAEAPFDAVMCRLGLMFCMNPAAALAAAFSVLRPGGRFVALVFGDPADNPCITTMMRVARKHRGLTGSVSPYADGGLFSLAAPGRLASLLAAAGFAEIATQSVAAPFECPDAAAYVAFVRSSGSPIMEVLAPLDAKARELAWQEMVEALEQFQCDGGWRGPNALLLGSATRAASVTIDRALVRRRS from the coding sequence ATGACGACAAGCACAATCACGAATGGCTGCAGCGTGACGGATCCCGTTGCGAAGGCCTGGGACCGGGCTGCCGAGGGCTGGTCCCAAAGTACGCCGATCATTCATGCCTGGTTGCACCGGGCGACCGCGGCGATGGTGTCCGAGGCTCGGCTGCGGCGGGGTGCACGCGTACTCGAACTGGCCGCGGGCGCGGGCGACCAGACGAAGGACATCGCACTTGCCGTCGGGCCGGCGGGCCACGTGCTGGCGACCGACATTTCACCGAAGATCCTGGACTTTGCGCGCGAGCGCATCGAAGCGGCTGGCTTGGCCAACGTCCGCTTTGACGTCGCAGACGCGGAGCAGCCGGTTCATGCCGAGGCGCCTTTCGACGCGGTGATGTGCAGGCTCGGGCTCATGTTCTGCATGAACCCGGCCGCTGCGCTGGCCGCGGCATTCAGCGTGCTGCGGCCGGGCGGCCGCTTCGTTGCACTGGTGTTCGGCGACCCCGCAGACAACCCTTGCATCACGACCATGATGAGGGTGGCCCGCAAGCACCGGGGGTTGACCGGTAGCGTGTCACCGTATGCCGATGGTGGCCTGTTCAGCCTTGCGGCACCGGGCAGGCTCGCAAGTCTTTTGGCGGCGGCCGGGTTCGCCGAGATCGCGACGCAATCGGTTGCAGCGCCATTCGAATGTCCCGATGCCGCTGCCTACGTCGCCTTCGTCCGAAGTTCGGGTTCACCGATCATGGAAGTGCTCGCGCCGCTGGATGCGAAAGCCAGGGAACTGGCTTGGCAAGAAATGGTGGAGGCGCTCGAGCAATTCCAGTGCGATGGAGGCTGGCGCGGGCCCAACGCGCTGTTGCTCGGCTCGGCAACGCGAGCGGCGAGTGTGACGATCGATCGCGCGCTCGTCAGAAGGCGCTCTTGA
- a CDS encoding SDR family oxidoreductase yields the protein MDLQLKGKLALVSGSTAGIGFAIAHTLAQEGASVIVNGRSQAAVDEAVDRIRSETQGTVLGHAGDLSRADAAEEAVRRHPGIGILVNNLGIFEAKAFEDIPDEDWQRFFDVNVLSGVRLARLVLPEMRRTNWGRIVFISSESAVQIPAEMIHYGMTKTAQLAVSRGLAESVAGTGITVNSVLPGPTKSRGVGEFVEGMARSTNKSFEQVEAEFFDDVRPTSLIKRFASPQEVASLVAYVASPLASATTGAALRVDGGIVKSAF from the coding sequence ATGGACCTGCAACTCAAAGGAAAGCTCGCCCTGGTGAGCGGAAGCACCGCCGGCATCGGCTTTGCAATTGCGCACACGCTGGCCCAGGAGGGCGCGAGCGTGATCGTGAACGGCAGGTCGCAGGCGGCGGTCGACGAGGCGGTGGACCGCATCCGCTCCGAAACGCAAGGCACGGTGCTCGGCCATGCAGGAGACCTCAGCCGGGCCGACGCCGCCGAGGAAGCCGTGCGCCGCCACCCCGGCATCGGCATCCTGGTGAACAACCTGGGCATCTTCGAGGCCAAGGCTTTCGAAGATATTCCCGATGAAGACTGGCAGCGCTTCTTCGACGTCAACGTGCTGAGCGGGGTTCGCCTTGCACGCCTGGTGCTGCCGGAGATGAGGCGCACGAACTGGGGCCGGATCGTCTTCATCTCCAGTGAAAGCGCAGTGCAGATCCCGGCCGAGATGATCCATTACGGCATGACAAAGACCGCGCAACTCGCGGTGTCACGCGGGCTGGCGGAATCGGTCGCCGGCACCGGCATCACGGTCAACAGCGTCCTTCCCGGCCCCACGAAATCGCGCGGCGTCGGTGAGTTCGTGGAAGGCATGGCCCGCTCGACCAACAAGAGCTTCGAGCAGGTCGAGGCGGAGTTCTTCGACGACGTTCGCCCGACCTCGCTGATCAAGCGCTTCGCTTCGCCGCAGGAGGTGGCCTCGCTCGTGGCCTACGTGGCGAGTCCGCTCGCGTCGGCGACCACGGGCGCGGCCCTTCGCGTCGATGGCGGCATCGTCAAGAGCGCCTTCTGA
- a CDS encoding alpha/beta hydrolase yields MTEIDFTPAAPSAPTRRALLGGAVAVGAALTMGRAAHAAPAADAVPGFRAGSAEVNGTRIHYRIGGSGPAVVLLHGYAETGHMWNPLMPLLARTHTVVVPDLRGAGNSSKPETGYGKKNMAIDIHELVRSLGIRSASIVGHDIGLMVAYAYAAQFPSETDKVVLMDAFLPGIGEWQNVWLLRDLWHFHFHGATPLALVKGRERTYFEHFWNDFAADPRHSVPEADRQFYARAYAQPGGMRAGFEYFKAFEKDAAEFAELGKTPLPMPMLVLSGEKAGGAFLIEQGKMVATNVQGIIVKGSGHWLMEEAPEQVIPALVNFLG; encoded by the coding sequence ATGACCGAGATCGACTTCACCCCCGCCGCCCCGTCCGCTCCCACGCGCCGTGCGCTCCTTGGCGGCGCAGTCGCCGTCGGCGCCGCGCTGACCATGGGCCGCGCCGCACACGCGGCACCCGCCGCCGACGCGGTGCCGGGATTCCGCGCGGGCAGCGCGGAGGTGAACGGCACCCGCATCCACTACCGCATCGGCGGCAGCGGGCCTGCTGTCGTGCTGCTGCACGGCTACGCGGAGACCGGGCACATGTGGAACCCGCTGATGCCGCTCCTGGCCAGGACGCACACCGTGGTCGTGCCCGATCTTCGGGGAGCCGGCAATTCCTCCAAGCCCGAGACGGGTTATGGCAAGAAGAACATGGCGATCGACATTCACGAGCTCGTGCGCTCGCTCGGCATTCGCAGCGCGAGCATCGTCGGACACGACATCGGCCTGATGGTGGCCTACGCCTATGCCGCGCAGTTTCCTTCGGAGACGGACAAGGTGGTGCTCATGGACGCCTTCCTGCCCGGCATCGGCGAATGGCAGAACGTCTGGCTCCTGCGCGACCTGTGGCATTTCCATTTCCACGGCGCGACACCGCTGGCGCTCGTGAAAGGACGCGAGCGCACCTATTTCGAGCATTTCTGGAACGACTTTGCGGCCGACCCCAGGCACTCGGTGCCCGAAGCCGACCGCCAGTTCTACGCCAGGGCCTATGCGCAACCCGGCGGCATGCGTGCAGGGTTTGAATACTTCAAGGCTTTCGAGAAGGATGCGGCCGAGTTCGCCGAACTGGGCAAGACGCCGCTGCCCATGCCGATGCTGGTGCTCTCCGGTGAAAAGGCCGGCGGGGCCTTCCTGATCGAGCAAGGAAAGATGGTTGCGACCAACGTGCAGGGCATCATCGTCAAAGGCTCCGGGCACTGGTTGATGGAAGAGGCGCCGGAGCAGGTCATTCCGGCATTGGTCAACTTCCTGGGCTAG
- a CDS encoding LysR family transcriptional regulator, producing MDRLRAYEVFVTVVARGSFTKAADALDTSPANVTRYVNELEAHLRTRLINRTSRRLSLTEGGEALFDRAKSILEEVAETEALATTASLQPRGRLRINAPLSFGSLVLAPLWPRFMAKYPDVELDIALIDRVVDIVEEGYDLAIRISRTTSGNHIARLLGRSHNLVCASPGYLASHGMPERPADLSRHPCLGYTYGATSDEWQFAGPGGTLESVRVRWALRANNGETARAAALAGAGVIWQPSFVIGGDVKAGRLVEVMPGYHMPPVDVLAIYASRRHLSAKVRVMVDFLVDAFRDSPLV from the coding sequence ATGGACCGATTGCGTGCGTACGAGGTGTTCGTCACCGTGGTGGCGCGGGGCAGTTTCACCAAGGCGGCCGACGCGCTGGACACCTCGCCGGCCAACGTCACGCGCTACGTCAACGAGCTGGAAGCCCACCTGCGCACGCGGCTCATCAACCGCACGTCGCGCCGACTGTCGCTCACCGAAGGCGGCGAAGCGCTCTTCGACCGTGCGAAATCGATCCTCGAGGAAGTGGCGGAGACAGAGGCCCTCGCGACCACCGCGTCATTGCAGCCGCGGGGGCGCCTGCGCATCAACGCGCCGCTGAGCTTCGGCAGCCTCGTGCTGGCGCCGTTGTGGCCCAGGTTCATGGCGAAGTACCCGGACGTCGAGCTCGACATCGCGCTCATCGACCGCGTGGTCGACATCGTCGAAGAGGGCTACGACCTTGCCATCCGCATCTCGCGGACCACGTCGGGCAACCATATCGCGCGCCTCCTGGGCCGCTCGCACAACCTGGTCTGTGCCTCGCCCGGCTACCTTGCATCGCATGGCATGCCCGAGAGGCCGGCGGACCTTTCGCGGCATCCGTGCCTGGGCTACACGTACGGTGCGACCTCCGACGAGTGGCAGTTTGCCGGCCCCGGCGGAACACTGGAATCCGTGCGCGTGCGCTGGGCCCTGCGCGCCAACAATGGCGAAACCGCCCGCGCCGCGGCGCTCGCCGGTGCCGGCGTCATCTGGCAGCCGAGCTTCGTGATCGGCGGGGATGTGAAGGCCGGACGGTTGGTCGAGGTCATGCCCGGCTATCACATGCCGCCCGTCGACGTGCTGGCGATCTACGCAAGCCGCCGGCATCTCAGCGCGAAGGTGCGCGTGATGGTCGACTTTCTGGTCGATGCGTTTCGAGACTCGCCACTGGTGTAA
- a CDS encoding DUF4242 domain-containing protein, whose protein sequence is MPKFVIERAIPDIGATSAADLQAISQKSCSVLNELGPEVQWVHSYVTGDKIYCVYNAASEELVREHARRGGFPADSVARVMATIDPTTAEA, encoded by the coding sequence ATGCCCAAATTCGTGATTGAACGCGCCATCCCCGACATCGGTGCCACAAGCGCCGCAGACTTGCAGGCGATCTCGCAGAAGTCCTGCAGTGTGCTCAACGAACTGGGCCCCGAGGTCCAGTGGGTGCACAGCTACGTCACCGGCGACAAGATCTACTGCGTCTACAACGCGGCCAGCGAAGAGCTGGTTCGCGAGCACGCGCGCCGAGGCGGCTTTCCGGCCGACAGCGTCGCCCGCGTCATGGCCACGATCGATCCCACGACGGCCGAGGCCTGA
- a CDS encoding BTAD domain-containing putative transcriptional regulator, with protein sequence MAASIQLLGVPQVVLQDGTVVVLRGHKAWGLLAYLVAQQGAVSRQHLGRLLFEDAEDPLAALRWNLTELRRALGPASLRGEAIALDRSSVASIDVDVLRRGGSSEGVRLPGIGRELLEGMNFSGSPSFDGWLQAERRRMHATSQAVLHEAALARLAAGAGDEAVDLAGRLLVLDPLDENSQVLLVRCLANAGDGVGAARQAAACRELFQRELGVLPGTALGDALRTSTSTAVSRPATGRAGALAQIEAGEAAIGAGVLEAGLQCLRRAIVDADATGDPALRSRARIALGGALVHAARGRDAEGAAALHQALAIGREAAPQHVAAACRELGYVEFLLGRYERALTWVERAEPLAQDVAERARVATLHGSILSDMADYEAAQVQLRQAQAWAEEASDTRQGIYAASMAGRVLVLTRHLDEATLLLDRCIGEARRMWTAFLPWPQSFRAEVELLRGHIDEAADRFEHAFALGCQLADPCWEGIAGRGLGLVAAARGDADGAMAILLDTLQRCGRLPDAYVWGGAYALDAACTVAIERGDDRAAAWADRLLAISAGAGMRELVVRAHGHRARLGEAGAAEASRLLADGICNPALDVLLA encoded by the coding sequence ATGGCTGCCTCCATCCAACTGCTCGGCGTGCCGCAGGTCGTCCTGCAGGACGGCACGGTGGTGGTGCTACGGGGCCACAAGGCCTGGGGCCTGCTGGCTTACCTGGTGGCCCAGCAGGGCGCTGTGAGTCGGCAGCACCTCGGCCGCCTGCTGTTCGAGGACGCGGAAGACCCGCTTGCAGCGCTGCGCTGGAATCTCACCGAGCTTCGGCGGGCACTGGGTCCCGCCAGCCTGAGGGGCGAAGCGATCGCTCTGGATCGCAGCTCGGTGGCCTCCATCGACGTGGATGTGCTTCGGCGCGGCGGATCGTCCGAAGGCGTGCGACTGCCTGGCATCGGCCGGGAATTGCTCGAGGGGATGAACTTCTCCGGCAGCCCTTCTTTCGATGGGTGGCTTCAAGCCGAACGCCGCCGCATGCATGCCACCTCGCAGGCCGTGCTGCACGAGGCCGCACTGGCCCGGTTGGCGGCCGGCGCAGGTGACGAAGCCGTCGACCTGGCTGGCCGTTTGTTGGTACTCGACCCGCTGGATGAAAACTCCCAGGTCCTTCTGGTCCGCTGCCTGGCGAATGCCGGCGATGGCGTAGGCGCAGCCCGGCAAGCCGCTGCATGCAGAGAACTCTTCCAGCGTGAACTGGGTGTGCTGCCAGGCACCGCGTTGGGCGATGCGCTGCGAACCTCCACGTCGACGGCCGTGTCGCGCCCGGCGACCGGGCGAGCGGGCGCACTCGCGCAGATCGAGGCTGGCGAAGCTGCGATCGGCGCCGGTGTGCTGGAGGCCGGCCTGCAGTGTCTGCGCAGGGCCATCGTCGATGCCGATGCCACCGGCGATCCGGCGCTGCGCTCGCGTGCGCGCATCGCGCTGGGAGGGGCGCTGGTCCATGCGGCGCGCGGCCGCGACGCCGAAGGGGCTGCGGCGCTGCACCAGGCACTCGCGATCGGACGCGAGGCAGCACCACAACACGTGGCGGCGGCGTGCCGGGAGCTGGGCTACGTCGAGTTTTTGCTGGGTCGCTATGAACGCGCCCTGACCTGGGTGGAACGGGCCGAACCCTTGGCCCAGGACGTAGCCGAGCGGGCACGGGTGGCGACGCTGCACGGTTCCATCTTGAGCGACATGGCGGACTACGAGGCCGCACAGGTGCAACTGCGGCAGGCGCAGGCCTGGGCCGAGGAAGCCTCCGACACCAGGCAAGGCATCTACGCCGCGTCCATGGCGGGCCGGGTGCTGGTCCTGACGAGACACCTGGATGAAGCCACCTTGCTGCTGGATCGCTGTATCGGTGAGGCACGGCGCATGTGGACCGCGTTTCTGCCGTGGCCGCAGTCTTTCCGTGCCGAAGTGGAGCTGCTGCGCGGGCACATCGACGAAGCGGCCGATCGTTTCGAACACGCGTTTGCGCTGGGTTGCCAACTGGCCGACCCCTGCTGGGAAGGCATCGCCGGCCGCGGGCTCGGCCTGGTGGCTGCTGCGCGCGGCGATGCCGACGGGGCAATGGCGATCCTGCTGGACACACTTCAGCGCTGTGGCCGGCTGCCCGATGCCTATGTCTGGGGCGGCGCCTATGCGCTGGATGCTGCGTGCACGGTGGCCATCGAGCGGGGCGATGACCGGGCAGCTGCGTGGGCCGATCGGTTGCTGGCGATTTCCGCCGGCGCGGGAATGCGTGAGCTGGTCGTTCGCGCCCATGGGCACCGGGCGCGACTGGGGGAGGCAGGTGCGGCCGAGGCCTCGAGACTTCTTGCCGACGGGATCTGCAACCCGGCGCTGGATGTGCTGCTCGCGTGA